From Gemmatimonadaceae bacterium:
GCGGGCGGCGGAGGAGAAGGGGCAGGCGGCTTTCGCGCTCGAGCCGGGCCGTGACGCGTCCGCGACTCTGCAACGAAGCCCCGCTGCCGTGCGTGGCCATCGCGATGGCCGAGACGTTGTAGGTCCACGCGAATTTCAGGATGGCAGCCGCGACGTCGCGTGACACGATGACGTACGAATCGACGTCGCAGTCGCTCCGAGCGGCCAGGTCGATCGCCGCGTGCGTGAGCTCCTCGTAGGCGTCGGCGACGGCCGTCTGCATCGCCTGCTCATCGCGCTCGGCCTCGTGATAGTTCGATCGAAGCAACCGCTGCAGCGATGGCGCCGGCTGCTCGATCACGCGGAGCAGGAGGATCTGCGACACGCCGTGGCGCGCGAGATTCGCGACCGGTCCAAAAATGGTGCGCGACTCCGCCGATTCATCG
This genomic window contains:
- a CDS encoding universal stress protein, which translates into the protein MYQHILIPVDDSLAADRALRVAGGLAARDGATLTSLPLRAAVGCVMAEWVSRQARELDADLIVLAAPRIGRLSSVFAESVGDYLVAHTDVPLLEVPEDPRPMRPGVVRSRNDFARILVPVDESAESRTIFGPVANLARHGVSQILLLRVIEQPAPSLQRLLRSNYHEAERDEQAMQTAVADAYEELTHAAIDLAARSDCDVDSYVIVSRDVAAAILKFAWTYNVSAIAMATHGSGASLQSRGRVTARLERESRLPLLLRRPPSAPWRGRGIPTERASEAIQCS